A stretch of Labrus mixtus chromosome 7, fLabMix1.1, whole genome shotgun sequence DNA encodes these proteins:
- the si:ch211-117k10.3 gene encoding Krueppel-like factor 15, with protein sequence MVSVSSRTLSLENDLFRDGGLFSLGLGDGACSEGGSSASCDSPEAGQQGAAHVCSPGEEEEEEEEEEEDDEEDDEDEQDGMRLLIFLGEEPESQEPKLPEFPFHPSSPFSPTLEDIEEFLREKMELVKEGLLAPKEEACPQPCSNTTSSTFPPAASSETGTDLETRACRCTSNPDAPKKEQSRPDPADPNPPPRVNPSPSTSPSPSTSTPPMLLGSPLVLQLQPLPLTQPQTPAGSPPGAQSGIWLTHLVMGLQGATGQNVTLLSPQVSSSTPTTTLLALNSLDGKPVDQKYVKIAPLPITMRTLEITGLTAVGGQGGGVFKAAPPRVTRVPPTERVHKCSHPGCGKMYTKSSHLKAHFRRHTGEKPYTCSWPDCGWRFSRSDELSRHRRSHSGVKPYECSLCEKKFARSDHLSKHTKVHRSSRPSRIIRATV encoded by the exons ATGGTGTCTGTCAGCAGCAGAACGCTCAGTTTGGAGAATGACCTGTTCAGGGACGGCGGCCTGTTCTCCCTCGGACTGGGAGACGGCGCCTGCAGCGAGGGGGGCAGTTCAGCCTCCTGTGACAGCCCCGAGGCAGGGCAGCAGGGGGCTGCGCACGTCTGCAGtcctggagaggaggaggaggaggaggaggaggaggaggaagacgacgaggaggatgatgaagacGAGCAAGACGGGATGCGTCTGCTTATTTTTCTAGGGGAGGAACCGGAGAGTCAGGAACCTAAGCTGCCAGAATTCCCGTTCCATCCCTCGTCTCCGTTCTCCCCGACCCTGGAAGACATAGAGGAGTTCTTGAGGGAAAAGATGGAACTTGTGAAAGAGGGGCTGCTTGCCCCAAAAGAGGAGGCCTGCCCCCAACCATGTAGTAACACCACCTCCTCAACTTTCCCCCCAGCTGCTTCCTCAGAGACCGGCACTGACCTAGAGACTCGAGCCTGTCGCTGCACGTCAAACCCAGACGCTCCTAAAAAGGAGCAGAGCAGGCCCGACCCGGCTGACCCTAACCCTCCTCCCCGAGTTAACCCATCACCCTCAACCTCACCTTCACCCTCCACCTCAACCCCGCCGATGCTCCTTGGCAGCCCCCTGGTGCTCCAGCTCCAGCCGCTCCCTTTGACCCAGCCGCAGACCCCAGCAGGCTCCCCCCCCGGGGCCCAGAGTGGCATTTGGCTCACGCACCTGGTGATGGGGCTCCAGGGTGCGACAGGACAAAATGTCACCCTGCTGTCCCCGCaggtctcctcctccacccccaccACGACCCTGTTAGCGCTAAACAGCCTAGATGGCAAGCCAGTTGACCAGAAGTACGTGAAGATCGCCCCCCTGCCCATCACTATGAGGACTCTAGAGATCACAGGTCTGACGGCGGTCGGAGGACAGGGCGGCGGTGTGTTTAAGGCCGCGCCCCCCCGGGTGACGAGAGTGCCGCCCACAGAGAGGGTCCACAAGTGCTCGCACCCAGGCTGCGGGAAGATGTACACCAAAAGCAGCCACCTGAAAGCTCACTTCCGTCGGCACACAGGAGAGAAGCCCTACACATGTAGCTGGCCGGACTGCGGGTGGAG GTTCTCCCGATCCGATGAGCTGTCTCGTCACCGCCGCTCGCACTCTGGCGTCAAGCCGTACGAGTGCTCACTGTGCGAGAAAAAGTTTGCCCGCAGCGACCACCTATCCAAACACACGAAGGTCCACCGCAGCTCCCGGCCCAGCAGGATAATCAGAGCCACCGTGTGA